A single Populus alba chromosome 7, ASM523922v2, whole genome shotgun sequence DNA region contains:
- the LOC118063090 gene encoding CDK5RAP1-like protein, whose product MGSKYSKTAPFFWEIQRYKTTVIPIQLLFSAAATDSSLLGSVSLMASSLASSLSTIQRRCCCLTLRSPSSKKPCPSYYHCYRHFNKGPLKKRNFSLTLSRNFSQSHLSKNTQGPGLHHFVAQAASSASAPVSASASQTQPQFVPAIEVPPDIEILPRGRIYHETYGCQMNVNDMEIVLSIMKNAGYSEVVDVPESAEIIFINTCAIRDNAEQKVWQRLNYFWFLKRHWKSNVAIGRSQSHHPPKVVVLGCMAERLKDKILDADKMVDVVCGPDAYRDLPRLLEEVDYGQKGINTLLSLEETYADISPVRISKNSINAFVSVMRGCNNMCSFCIVPFTRGRERSRPVDSIVKEVAELWKEGVKEVTLLGQNVNSYNDASEIEKEVEPGSNWKYSDGFSSTCKVKRVGLRFSDLLDRLSTEFPEMRFRYTSPHPKDFPDDLLYVMRNRHNICKSIHLPAQTGSSTVLERMRRGYTREAYLDLVQKIRRIIPDVGITSDFISGFCGETEEEHQDTLSLVKAVGYDMAYMFAYSMREKTHAHRNYVDDVPDEVKQRRLAELIEAFRESTGQCFDSQIGSVQLVLVEGPNKRAPDTELIGKSDRGHRVLFTNLPLPNRNEDGSQARNPMVGDYVEVLILKSTRASLFGDALAITTLSSFYNNLDQKAVACAS is encoded by the exons ATGGGAAGCAAATACTCAAAAACTGCACCGTTTTTTTGGGAAATACAGAGATACAAGACGACGGTAATCCCTATCCAGCTCCTGTTCAGCGCTGCTGCTACAGACTCCTCTCTTCTTGGCTCTGTTTCTCTCATGGCGTCTTCTCTCGCATCATCTCTTTCAACGATCCAAAGGCGATGCTGCTGTTTAACTCTCAGGTCTCCCTCTTCAAAGAAACCATGCCCTTCTTATTATCATTGCTATCGACATTTCAATAAAGGACCACTCAAAAAGAGGAACTTCTCTCTCACTCTATCAAGAAACTTCTCTCAGTCTCACCTTTCTAAGAACACTCAAGGTCCTGGCCTTCACCACTTTGTTGCTCAAGCTGCTTCCTCAGCTTCCGCCCCCGTCTCCGCTTCTGCCTCTCAAACACAGCCCCA ATTTGTGCCAGCTATAGAAGTCCCACCAGATATTGAAATTCTGCCAAGAGGCCGTATTTATCATGAGACTTATGGGTGTCAAATGAATGTAAATGACATGGAGATTGTTCTATCTATCATGAAGAATGCTGGATATAGTGAAGTTGTGGATGTTCCTGAAAGTGCAGAGATCATATTTATTAATACATGTGCTATAAGGGACAATGCAGAGCAAAAGGTCTGGCAGAGACTTAATTACTTTTGGTTTCTAAAGAGACACTGGAAGAGCAATGTTGCCATTGGAAGGTCACAGTCGCATCATCCACCAAAGGTTGTTGTGCTGGGTTGTATGGCTGAGAGGTTAAAGGATAAGATATTAGATGCAGATAAGATGGTTGATGTGGTTTGTGGACCTGATGCTTATAGAGATTTGCCACGATTACTGGAAGAGGTCGATTATGGTCAGAAAGGGATCAATACCCTTCTCTCACTTGAAGAGACTTATGCAGATATTAGTCCTGTGAGGATCTCTAAAAATTCTATTAATGCTTTTGTGTCCGTGATGAGGGGTTGCAATAATATGTGCTCGTTTTGCATTGTTCCTTTTACTAGAGGGAGAGAGCGATCACGTCCTGTTGATTCAATAGTGAAGGAGGTGGCAGAACTCTGGAAAGAAGGTGTAAAAGAGGTAACTCTTCTTGGCCAGAATGTAAACAGCTATAATGATGCATCTGAGATTGAAAAGGAAGTTGAACCTGGATCAAATTGGAAGTATAGTGACGGTTTTTCCAGCACGtgcaaggtgaaaagggtaggTTTACGTTTTTCAGATCTCTTGGATAGGCTTTCCACTGAATTTCCTGAAATGCGATTCAGATACACATCACCACACCCTAAAGATTTCCCAGATGACTTATTGTATGTAATGCGGAACAGACATAATATCTGCAAATCTATCCATTTACCTGCTCAAACTGGGAGTAGCACAGTTCTTGAAAGAATGCGTAGGGGATATACTAGAGAGGCATACTTAGATCTTGTGCAGAAAATCAGGAGAATTATTCCAGATGTAGGGATAACCAGCGACTTCATAAGTG GTTTCTGTGGAGAAACTGAAGAGGAACACCAAGACACACTAAGTCTTGTAAAGGCTGTTGGTTATGATATGGCATATATGTTTGCATATAGCATGAGGGAAAAAACCCATGCCCATAGGAACTATGTTGATGATGTCCCTGATGAGGTCAAGCAGAGGAGGCTTGCAGAACTCATTGAGGCTTTCCGTGAGAGTACAGGTCAGTGTTTTGACTCCCAGATTGGATCTGTCCAACTTGTTTTAGTGGAAGGGCCCAACAAGAGAGCTCCAGACACAGAACTTATTGGCAAGAGTGACAGGGGCCATAGAGTTTTATTTACCAATCTGCCACTGCCAAATCGAAATGAGGATGGAAGTCAGGCGCGGAACCCCATGGTTGGTGATTATGTGGAAGTTCTTATATTGAAATCGACACGTGCTTCCCTCTTTGGAGATGCACTTGCTATTACCACATTGAGTTCATTTTACAACAATCTTGACCAAAAAGCTGTTGCCTGTGCAAGCTGA